One genomic region from Antedon mediterranea chromosome 3, ecAntMedi1.1, whole genome shotgun sequence encodes:
- the LOC140044246 gene encoding hyalin-like — translation MVTYEATDTSMNTGYCIFYITIIDDEPPVLECPDDIIGVAPNTSGISITWSEPTYTDNSGNTVILSSTRNSADVFTFGTHNVTYTGIDQSGNSGTCGFEITIEDKEPPVISDCPPDMNWTTSPGVNYTTVTWKEPAADDNAGTPSLLPTHSNGSRFYIGDTIVTYTAEDVYANTATCIFKINVQDIEPPEVLTCPDNTTYSTDSGNPNRSDVNWEIPTFQDNVPGSLVYSSNINPSSNTFQLGTTMVTYEATDTSMNTGYCIFYITIIDDEPPVLECPDDIIGVAPNTSGISITWSEPTYTDNSAKTVILSSTRNSADVFTFGTHNVTYTGIDQSGNSGTCGFEITIEDKEPPVISDCPPDMNWTTSPGVNYTTVTWKEPAADDNAGTPSLLPTHSNGSRFYIGDTIVTYTAEDVYANTATCIFKINVQG, via the exons ATGGTGACTTATGAAGCTACAGACACATCAATGAACACTGGTTATTGTATTTTCTACATAACAATAATAG atgaTGAACCACCAGTTTTAGAGTGTCCTGATGACATAATTGGTGTGGCACCCAACACATCTGGAATCAGTATCACTTGGTCAGAACCCACGTATACTGATAATTCTGGAAACACTGTTATTTTAAGTTCAACAAGAAATTCAGCAGATGTGTTTACTTTTGGGACACATAATGTAACATACACTGGAATTGACCAATCAGGGAACAGTGGTACATGTGGATTTGAAATCACAATAGAAG ATAAAGAACCTCCTGTGATTAGTGACTGTCCTCCTGATATGAATTGGACAACATCTCCAGGTGTAAACTACACTACTGTCACCTGGAAAGAACCCGCAGCAGACGACAATGCGGGAACTCCAAGCCTTCTTCCAACACACAGTAATGGTAGTAGGTTTTACATAGGTGACACGATTGTAACATACACAGCTGAAGATGTTTATGCAAATACTGCtacatgtatttttaaaataaatgtacaag ATATTGAACCTCCAGAGGTGTTGACCTGTCCAGATAATACCACCTATAGTACAGACTCTGGGAACCCTAACAGATCAGACGTCAATTGGGAAATACCTACATTCCAGGATAATGTTCCGGGGTCATTAGTTTACAGCAGTAATATAAATCCGTCATCAAATACATTTCAACTCGGAACTACAATGGTGACGTATGAAGCTACAGACACATCAATGAACACTGGTTATTGTATTTTCTACATAACAATAATAG aTGATGAACCACCAGTTTTAGAGTGTCCTGATGACATAATTGGTGTGGCACCCAACACATCTGGAATCAGTATCACTTGGTCAGAACCCACGTATACTGATAATTCTGCAAAAACTGTTATTTTAAGTTCAACAAGAAATTCAGCGGATGTGTTTACTTTTGGGACACATAATGTAACATACACTGGAATTGACCAATCAGGGAACAGTGGTACATGTGGATTTGAAATCACAATAGAAG ATAAAGAACCTCCTGTGATTAGTGACTGTCCTCCTGATATGAATTGGACAACATCTCCAGGTGTAAACTACACTACTGTCACCTGGAAAGAACCCGCAGCAGACGACAATGCAGGAACTCCAAGCCTTCTTCCAACACACAGTAATGGTAGTAGGTTTTACATAGGTGACACGATTGTAACATACACAGCTGAAGATGTTTATGCAAATACTGCtacatgtatttttaaaataaatgtacaagGTTAG